A genomic segment from Cyanobium sp. NIES-981 encodes:
- a CDS encoding diacylglycerol/polyprenol kinase family protein, which translates to MQGWQQQLAGVLAVSGWLAVLSIAAIQLRRCWDAEASPKRREWSRKLVHIGTGLVVPMAWAMGIARDIAIPAATLVTLLAALNHRFRVLPAVEDVGRPSYGTVAYGASITLLLWIWWPERPATVAAGVLVMAVGDGLAGLLGPVWISPSWTVFGQRRSLLGTAVMASASTVVLVLLASLAAGPAWPGLVGIAIAATLLEQVGVAGVDNLTVPLGVAWLWQALA; encoded by the coding sequence GTGCAGGGTTGGCAGCAGCAGCTGGCCGGTGTGCTGGCGGTGTCCGGTTGGCTCGCGGTTCTCTCCATCGCGGCCATCCAGCTGCGCCGCTGCTGGGATGCCGAGGCAAGCCCGAAGCGGCGGGAATGGAGCCGCAAGCTGGTGCACATCGGCACCGGCCTCGTGGTGCCCATGGCCTGGGCCATGGGCATTGCGCGCGACATCGCGATCCCGGCCGCCACTCTGGTGACCCTGCTGGCAGCGCTGAACCACCGCTTCAGGGTGCTGCCGGCCGTGGAGGATGTGGGCCGCCCCAGCTACGGCACCGTCGCCTATGGGGCCTCCATCACCCTGCTGCTCTGGATCTGGTGGCCCGAGCGGCCGGCCACCGTCGCGGCGGGCGTGCTGGTCATGGCCGTGGGCGACGGCCTGGCGGGACTCCTGGGCCCCGTGTGGATCTCACCGAGCTGGACCGTCTTCGGCCAGCGGCGCTCCCTGCTGGGCACGGCCGTGATGGCCAGCGCCAGCACGGTGGTGCTGGTGCTGCTGGCCTCGCTGGCCGCCGGCCCGGCATGGCCGGGGCTGGTGGGCATCGCCATCGCCGCCACCCTGCTGGAGCAGGTGGGTGTGGCCGGGGTGGACAACCTCACCGTTCCGCTGGGCGTGGCCTGGCTGTGGCAGGCCCTGGCCTGA
- a CDS encoding sigma-70 family RNA polymerase sigma factor: MNVRKAASSTTASGSRSTGPRHTGRLSADSIGWYLSNIGRVPLLTPAEEIELAHHVQAGKRLQEMPLEELTPKHKRQIRMAQRARDRMMAANLRLVVSVAKKYQNQGLELLDLVQEGAIGLERAVDKFDPAMGYKFSTYAYWWIRQGMTRAIDNSARTIRLPIHISEKLSKMRRITRELSHRLGRQPNRLELSHAMDMRPEELEELMAQSAPCASLDAHARGDEDRSTLGELIADPASNEHFDSMDRHIQKEHLGAWLSQLNEREQKIIKLRFGLEGSEPLTLAEIGRLINVSRERVRQLEAKAIMKLRLMSNYQQVA; this comes from the coding sequence ATGAACGTCAGGAAGGCCGCTTCATCGACAACAGCTTCCGGTTCCCGCAGCACGGGACCGCGTCACACAGGTCGCCTGAGCGCCGACTCCATTGGCTGGTATCTCAGCAACATTGGCCGTGTGCCACTTCTCACACCGGCCGAAGAAATCGAGCTAGCGCATCACGTGCAGGCTGGCAAGCGCCTGCAGGAGATGCCACTTGAGGAACTGACCCCGAAGCACAAGCGCCAGATCAGGATGGCCCAGCGGGCCCGCGACCGCATGATGGCGGCGAACCTCCGGCTGGTGGTGAGCGTGGCGAAGAAATACCAGAACCAGGGCCTGGAGCTGCTGGATCTCGTTCAGGAAGGAGCCATCGGCCTGGAGCGGGCGGTCGACAAATTCGACCCTGCCATGGGGTACAAATTCTCCACCTACGCCTACTGGTGGATCCGTCAGGGGATGACCCGGGCCATCGACAACAGCGCCCGCACCATTCGCCTGCCGATTCACATCAGTGAGAAGCTCTCCAAGATGCGGCGCATCACCCGGGAGCTCTCCCACCGCCTGGGCCGCCAGCCCAACCGGCTGGAGCTCTCCCATGCCATGGACATGCGCCCCGAGGAACTCGAGGAACTGATGGCCCAGAGCGCCCCCTGCGCCTCCCTCGATGCCCACGCCCGCGGCGATGAAGACCGCAGCACCCTCGGCGAGCTGATTGCCGATCCGGCCAGCAATGAGCACTTCGACTCCATGGACCGCCACATCCAGAAGGAGCATCTGGGTGCCTGGCTCTCCCAGCTGAACGAGCGGGAGCAGAAGATCATCAAGCTGCGCTTCGGCCTGGAGGGCTCAGAACCGCTCACCCTCGCCGAGATCGGCCGTCTGATCAACGTGTCCCGCGAACGGGTGCGTCAGCTGGAAGCCAAGGCGATCATGAAGCTGCGGCTGATGAGCAACTACCAGCAGGTCGCCTGA
- the ppk1 gene encoding polyphosphate kinase 1 — translation MVSAQPAPTVPPELYINRELSWIDFNYRVLAQALDERTPLLEQAKFSAIFSNNLDEFFMVRVASLKSQVEAGVSSLSDDGLTPQQQLQAIQTKLRPLLELQQQHYRHSLKSHLAEYGLLLLDYANLNDAQRHWVDEYFRSAIFPVLTPLAVDPSHPFPFISNLSLNVAALVRDPDTGQQEFARVKVPQKNLPRFVQIPTELSARHPAPVFTAVPLEQVVAFNLSLLFPGMSVEGHYFFRVTRDADLELRDLEADDLMEALEEGLRKRRRGGEVVRLEVADEMPDSVVELLMEGTTVEPQDVYRINGPLGLDDLMSLMAVPLPQLKAPPFKGRTAPVLARAQKSLLEDGSIKAEEFESIFSVIRRGDVLLQHPYDLFSTSVEEFLSQAADDPSVLAIKMTLYRTSKDSAVVSALIRAAENGKQVMALVELKARFDEDNNIQWARRLEGSGVHVVYGVIGLKTHTKILLVVRKEKERLNSYVHIGTGNYNAKTSSLYTDFGLLTARPDFGADLVELFNYLTGFSKQQSFRKLLVAPVSLRSRMESLIRREIEHARAGREGHIQAKMNSLVDPAIIALLYEASQAGVTIDLVVRGMCSLRPGLPGISEHIHVVSVIGHLLEHSRLFWFGNAGEPELYLGSADWMTRNLDRRVEAVAPVEDPTLRQHLEGVLALYLNDAGAWHMRGDGSFEQQQHSDDEGQRAQATLMRQWRGGLTTVR, via the coding sequence ATGGTTTCTGCCCAACCCGCGCCCACGGTTCCTCCCGAGCTCTACATCAACCGGGAGCTGAGCTGGATCGATTTCAACTACCGGGTGCTGGCCCAGGCCCTCGATGAGCGCACCCCCCTGCTGGAGCAGGCGAAGTTCAGTGCGATCTTCAGCAACAACCTCGATGAATTCTTCATGGTGAGGGTGGCCTCCCTGAAGTCCCAGGTGGAGGCGGGCGTGAGCAGCCTCAGCGACGACGGACTCACCCCCCAGCAGCAGCTGCAGGCCATCCAGACCAAGCTGCGGCCCCTGCTGGAACTCCAGCAGCAGCACTACCGCCACTCGCTGAAAAGCCACCTGGCCGAATACGGCCTGCTGCTGCTCGACTACGCCAACCTCAACGACGCCCAGCGGCACTGGGTGGATGAGTATTTCCGCAGCGCCATCTTTCCGGTGCTCACCCCCCTGGCGGTGGACCCGTCCCACCCCTTCCCCTTCATCAGCAACCTGAGCCTCAATGTGGCCGCGCTGGTGCGCGACCCCGACACGGGTCAGCAGGAGTTCGCCCGGGTCAAGGTGCCCCAGAAGAACCTGCCCCGGTTCGTGCAGATCCCCACGGAGCTGAGTGCGCGCCATCCCGCGCCCGTGTTCACCGCGGTGCCCCTCGAGCAGGTGGTGGCCTTCAACCTGTCCCTGCTGTTTCCCGGCATGAGTGTGGAGGGGCACTACTTCTTCCGGGTCACCCGCGATGCCGACCTCGAATTGCGGGATCTGGAGGCCGACGATCTGATGGAGGCCCTGGAGGAGGGCCTGCGCAAGCGGCGGCGCGGCGGCGAGGTGGTGCGGCTGGAGGTGGCCGACGAAATGCCGGACTCGGTGGTGGAGCTGCTGATGGAAGGCACCACGGTGGAACCGCAGGACGTGTACCGGATCAACGGGCCACTCGGCCTCGATGACCTGATGAGCCTGATGGCCGTGCCCCTGCCCCAGCTCAAGGCTCCCCCCTTCAAGGGACGCACCGCCCCCGTGCTGGCCAGGGCCCAGAAGAGCCTGCTGGAGGATGGCTCGATCAAGGCCGAGGAATTCGAGAGCATCTTTTCGGTGATCCGCCGCGGCGATGTGCTGCTGCAGCACCCCTACGACCTGTTCTCCACCTCCGTGGAGGAATTCCTCAGCCAGGCCGCCGACGACCCCTCGGTGCTGGCCATCAAGATGACCCTCTACCGCACCTCCAAGGACTCGGCGGTGGTGTCGGCACTGATCCGGGCCGCCGAGAACGGCAAGCAGGTGATGGCCCTGGTGGAACTGAAGGCCCGCTTCGACGAAGACAACAACATTCAGTGGGCCAGACGGCTGGAAGGATCGGGCGTGCACGTGGTGTATGGGGTGATCGGGTTGAAAACCCACACCAAGATCCTGCTGGTGGTGCGGAAGGAAAAAGAGCGTCTCAACAGCTACGTGCACATCGGCACTGGCAACTACAACGCCAAGACCTCAAGCCTTTACACCGACTTCGGGCTGCTCACGGCCCGACCTGACTTCGGTGCCGATCTGGTGGAGCTGTTCAACTACCTCACGGGCTTCTCCAAGCAGCAGAGCTTCCGCAAACTTCTGGTGGCCCCGGTAAGCCTGCGCAGCCGCATGGAATCCCTGATCCGGCGGGAGATCGAGCACGCCCGCGCCGGCCGGGAAGGACACATTCAGGCGAAGATGAATTCGCTCGTGGACCCGGCCATCATCGCCCTGCTCTACGAGGCTTCCCAGGCTGGAGTGACCATTGATCTGGTGGTGCGGGGCATGTGCAGCCTGCGGCCCGGGCTGCCCGGCATCAGTGAGCACATCCACGTGGTGAGTGTGATCGGCCATCTGCTGGAACACTCGCGCCTGTTCTGGTTCGGCAATGCCGGCGAACCGGAGCTCTATCTGGGCAGCGCCGACTGGATGACACGCAACCTGGACCGGCGCGTCGAGGCCGTGGCACCGGTGGAGGATCCCACCCTGCGCCAGCACCTGGAGGGTGTGCTGGCGCTCTACCTGAACGACGCAGGGGCATGGCACATGCGGGGCGATGGAAGCTTCGAACAGCAGCAGCACAGCGACGACGAAGGCCAGAGGGCCCAAGCGACCCTCATGCGCCAGTGGCGGGGCGGCCTGACGACGGTGCGCTGA
- a CDS encoding MFS transporter: MASSQRSRSSTLFCAFLTLLNDRLSESLIFPLLPFLLASFSNDGRIIGLLAGSYALAQFGFTPLIGALSDHYGRKPVIAGCVAGSVLGLGLFALTLSIDWASVAWVSGSSLPLGLLFLGRLIDGVSGGTAATASAVLADITPPERRAKAFGLIGVAFGLGFILGPAMGGLLGRINVMLPLLIAVAIAVLNLLLVVGVLPETHPPQARLPLPRKRDLQPFSPLARVLRDPRVRRLCSAFFLFFLGFSGFTAVLVLYFKQAFDWGPGLAGAAFLVVGVVATVVQGGLIGPLVKRLGEWRLSLAGLGFVIAGCLLIAVAAPATAKVLVFSGVALLALGTGLVTPCLRALVSRRLNDAGQGAALGSLQGLQSLAGFIGPPLAGLVYETISWKSPFWLGITLMAGVVLLVAGGLPGQAGPRAEVT, translated from the coding sequence GTGGCCAGCTCGCAGCGCTCACGCTCCTCGACGCTCTTCTGCGCGTTTCTCACCCTGCTGAACGATCGCCTCAGTGAGTCGCTCATCTTCCCGCTGCTGCCCTTCCTGCTCGCCAGCTTCAGCAATGACGGCCGCATCATCGGCCTGCTCGCCGGCAGCTATGCCCTGGCGCAGTTCGGTTTCACACCGCTGATCGGAGCCCTCAGCGACCACTACGGACGCAAGCCGGTGATCGCCGGCTGCGTGGCCGGATCGGTGCTGGGCCTGGGGCTGTTCGCCCTCACCCTCTCGATCGACTGGGCGTCCGTGGCCTGGGTCAGCGGCAGCAGCCTGCCCCTGGGCCTGCTCTTCCTCGGCCGGCTGATCGATGGCGTGAGCGGCGGCACCGCCGCCACCGCCAGTGCGGTGCTGGCGGACATCACGCCGCCGGAACGCCGCGCCAAGGCGTTCGGCCTGATCGGCGTGGCCTTCGGGCTGGGGTTCATCCTCGGGCCCGCCATGGGGGGGCTGCTGGGGCGGATCAACGTGATGCTGCCGCTGCTGATCGCCGTGGCGATCGCCGTGCTCAACCTGCTGCTGGTGGTGGGGGTGCTGCCGGAAACCCACCCACCGCAGGCACGGTTGCCGCTGCCGCGCAAACGGGATCTGCAGCCCTTCAGTCCCCTGGCCCGGGTGTTGCGCGACCCGCGGGTGCGGCGCCTGTGCAGCGCCTTCTTTCTGTTCTTTCTGGGCTTCAGCGGCTTCACAGCCGTGCTGGTGCTCTACTTCAAGCAGGCCTTCGACTGGGGGCCCGGTCTGGCCGGCGCCGCCTTCCTGGTGGTGGGGGTGGTGGCCACGGTGGTGCAGGGGGGACTGATCGGTCCGTTGGTGAAACGCCTGGGCGAATGGAGGCTCAGCCTGGCGGGCCTGGGGTTCGTGATCGCCGGCTGCCTGCTGATCGCCGTGGCGGCACCGGCCACGGCGAAGGTGCTGGTGTTCAGCGGTGTGGCCCTGCTCGCCCTGGGCACCGGCCTGGTCACCCCCTGCCTGCGGGCCCTGGTGTCGCGGCGGCTGAACGACGCCGGCCAGGGCGCGGCCCTGGGCAGCCTGCAGGGGCTCCAGAGCCTGGCGGGATTCATCGGTCCACCCCTGGCGGGCCTGGTCTACGAAACGATCAGCTGGAAGAGCCCGTTCTGGCTGGGCATCACCCTGATGGCCGGGGTGGTGCTGCTGGTGGCCGGGGGGCTGCCTGGCCAGGCCGGGCCCCGGGCCGAGGTGACCTGA
- a CDS encoding HAD-IIB family hydrolase has product MLISVHGLIRGHDLELGRDADTGGQTKYVVELAKALARQPQVAQVDLVTRRVCDPAVSDAYARPVEPLGPGARIVRIDAGPPEYLHKEDLWDHLDSFADNLFGWIQAQPSRPHLLHTHYADAGYVGVRLSHRTGLPLVHTGHSLGRDKYRRLLSMGLSLEDIETRYRISRRIQAEEEVLSSAALVITSTRNEIEDQYELYDCYTPAKMAVIPPGTDLENFHPPDGSDPVKGAAHFQASLKAALQEPEKPMILALSRPDLRKNLITLVEAFGECPALQQLANLVIVAGNRDDIRDLDEGPQAVFTELLLAIDSYDLVGRVALPKHHSAADVPLIYRLAAASRGVFINPALTEPFGLTLLEAAASGLPVVATENGGPVDILANCRHGLLVDPLDRQAIARALQAILADPHQWDRYSRQGARLVADHYSWDAHAEAYLARAHALVAVKASQEAPQMEQRGGRGRTKALFTAIDNTLLGDREGLDLLSALIRERSKEWLFGIATGRRLDSVLAIIREYGIPVPDILITSLGSEIYYAPNWLPDLAWARHINHLWTPQVLRRLMQELPGVTPQSRREQSSFKLSYHYDAALAPSVDQIRALLRHHDLSVNLTLSFGQFLDLVPARASKGQALRFAAERWRIPLDRILATGGSGGDEDMLRGNTLGVVVANRHREELSVLGETEHVYLASQPHARGILEAIAHYDFLDL; this is encoded by the coding sequence TTGCTGATCAGCGTTCATGGTCTGATCCGCGGCCACGACCTGGAGCTCGGCCGGGATGCCGACACCGGTGGCCAGACCAAGTACGTGGTGGAGCTCGCCAAGGCCCTGGCCCGTCAACCCCAGGTGGCCCAGGTGGATCTGGTGACCCGGCGGGTCTGCGATCCCGCCGTGAGCGACGCCTATGCCCGGCCCGTGGAACCGCTGGGCCCCGGGGCCCGGATCGTGCGGATCGATGCCGGTCCGCCGGAGTATCTGCACAAGGAAGACCTCTGGGACCACCTCGACAGCTTCGCCGACAACCTCTTCGGCTGGATCCAGGCCCAGCCCAGCCGCCCCCACCTGCTCCACACCCACTACGCCGATGCCGGCTACGTGGGGGTGCGGCTCTCCCACCGCACCGGTCTGCCGCTGGTGCACACCGGCCATTCCCTCGGACGGGACAAATACCGCCGGCTCCTCTCCATGGGGCTCTCCCTCGAAGACATCGAGACCCGCTACAGGATCAGCCGGCGCATCCAGGCCGAGGAGGAGGTGCTCAGCTCGGCGGCCCTGGTGATCACCAGCACCCGCAACGAAATCGAGGACCAGTACGAGCTCTACGACTGCTACACCCCAGCCAAGATGGCGGTGATTCCCCCAGGCACCGACCTGGAGAATTTCCACCCGCCTGACGGGTCCGATCCGGTGAAGGGTGCGGCCCACTTCCAGGCCAGCCTTAAGGCGGCCCTGCAGGAGCCGGAGAAGCCCATGATCCTGGCCCTCTCCCGCCCCGATCTGCGCAAGAACCTGATCACCCTGGTGGAGGCCTTCGGGGAATGCCCCGCCCTCCAGCAGCTCGCCAACCTGGTGATCGTGGCCGGCAACCGCGACGACATCCGGGACCTGGACGAAGGGCCCCAGGCGGTGTTCACCGAGCTCCTGCTGGCGATCGACAGCTACGACCTGGTGGGACGGGTGGCCCTGCCGAAGCACCACAGCGCCGCGGACGTGCCCTTGATCTACCGGCTCGCAGCCGCGTCCCGGGGGGTGTTCATCAACCCCGCCCTCACCGAGCCATTCGGGCTCACCCTGCTGGAGGCGGCGGCCAGCGGCCTGCCGGTGGTGGCCACGGAGAACGGTGGCCCGGTGGACATCCTGGCCAACTGCCGCCACGGCCTGCTGGTGGACCCCCTGGATCGCCAGGCCATTGCCCGCGCTCTGCAGGCGATCCTGGCGGACCCGCACCAGTGGGATCGCTACTCCCGGCAGGGGGCCCGCCTGGTGGCCGACCACTACTCCTGGGATGCCCACGCCGAGGCCTACCTGGCCAGGGCGCACGCGCTCGTGGCGGTGAAGGCGTCCCAGGAGGCGCCGCAGATGGAACAACGGGGTGGCCGCGGCCGCACCAAGGCCCTGTTCACGGCGATCGACAACACCCTGCTCGGCGATCGGGAGGGCCTGGACCTGCTGAGCGCCCTGATCCGCGAGCGCAGCAAGGAATGGCTGTTCGGGATCGCCACCGGGCGCCGCCTGGATTCGGTGCTGGCGATCATCCGCGAGTACGGCATTCCCGTGCCCGACATCCTGATCACCAGCCTCGGCTCGGAGATCTACTACGCCCCCAACTGGCTGCCCGATCTGGCCTGGGCCAGGCACATCAACCATCTCTGGACGCCCCAGGTGCTGCGGCGGTTGATGCAGGAGCTGCCCGGTGTGACCCCCCAGTCGCGCCGCGAGCAGAGCAGCTTCAAGCTGTCGTACCACTACGACGCCGCCCTGGCTCCCTCGGTCGATCAGATCCGGGCGCTGCTGCGCCACCACGATCTCTCCGTGAACCTCACCCTCTCGTTCGGCCAGTTTCTCGATCTGGTGCCCGCCCGAGCCTCCAAGGGGCAGGCCCTGCGGTTCGCGGCGGAGCGCTGGCGCATTCCCCTGGACCGGATCCTCGCCACCGGGGGCTCCGGCGGCGATGAGGACATGCTGCGGGGCAATACCCTGGGGGTCGTGGTGGCGAACCGCCACCGTGAGGAGCTCTCGGTGCTGGGTGAGACCGAACACGTGTACCTGGCCAGCCAGCCGCACGCCCGGGGAATCCTCGAAGCCATCGCGCACTATGACTTCCTCGACCTCTGA
- the moaC gene encoding cyclic pyranopterin monophosphate synthase MoaC has translation MEPGPLPHLNARGEVRMVEVGDRPHTLRQATAEGLITMDPALLQAVVEGRSVKGDVLAVARVAAIQGAKRTSELIPLCHPLALSGVDVAIAPVPERSALRVEVTARTTGPTGVEMEALTAVQVALLTLYDMVKAQDPAMTIGPVRLLRKEGGRHGAWAHPAGGQAALPVEG, from the coding sequence CTGGAGCCGGGGCCGCTCCCCCACCTAAATGCGCGGGGGGAGGTGCGCATGGTGGAGGTGGGCGACCGGCCCCACACCCTGCGGCAGGCCACGGCGGAAGGCCTGATCACGATGGACCCCGCGCTGCTCCAGGCCGTGGTGGAGGGCCGCAGCGTCAAGGGAGACGTGCTGGCCGTGGCGCGGGTGGCCGCGATTCAGGGCGCCAAGCGCACCTCCGAGCTGATCCCGCTCTGCCATCCCCTGGCGCTCAGTGGCGTGGATGTGGCGATTGCCCCGGTGCCGGAGCGGAGCGCGCTGCGGGTGGAGGTGACCGCCCGCACCACCGGGCCCACCGGGGTGGAGATGGAGGCGCTCACGGCCGTGCAGGTGGCCCTGCTCACCCTCTACGACATGGTCAAGGCCCAGGATCCGGCCATGACCATCGGCCCGGTGCGGCTGTTGCGGAAGGAGGGCGGCCGCCATGGTGCCTGGGCCCATCCGGCCGGTGGGCAGGCCGCCCTGCCGGTGGAGGGTTGA
- a CDS encoding molybdopterin molybdotransferase MoeA codes for MGEPFPPEGLALEEARRQVLSGLEPLAGEETLPLDAALGRVTAAALLASETVPGFRASIMDGYALGGDGAIPAEGSRWRLVGRAAPGAPFGRALLPGEAVRILTGAPVPGGSARVLPQELVLLEQGDALRLQRPVGPNPWIRAADEEAEPGQVLCEAGRRLGPADLARLASCGVPLVPVRRRPRIGVLISGDELTPVGEPRRPGAIWESNGTLLQALLARLGYGVAQRLVVADTPEALRAALEQLASACDVVVSTGGVSAGDSDWIRPLVAELGTVAFWKLFLKPGRPFAFGQVRDRPFFGLPGNPVAAAVTALQLLWPALQRLEGAQVQLLPRLPVQLAAPLQRPAGRPELARARLEVGPAGELLARLDGTQASSRIGSLQGADLLLELPAACASLEAGATVWAQWLRLPIF; via the coding sequence ATGGGCGAACCGTTCCCCCCGGAGGGACTGGCGCTGGAGGAGGCCCGCCGCCAGGTGCTGAGCGGCCTGGAGCCCCTCGCTGGCGAGGAGACGCTTCCCCTGGACGCGGCCCTCGGGCGCGTCACCGCCGCTGCCCTCCTGGCCAGCGAGACCGTCCCCGGTTTCAGGGCTTCGATCATGGACGGCTACGCCCTGGGGGGGGATGGGGCGATCCCGGCGGAGGGCAGCCGCTGGCGCCTTGTGGGCCGTGCCGCCCCGGGCGCGCCCTTCGGGCGCGCCCTGCTGCCCGGAGAGGCCGTGCGCATCCTCACCGGAGCCCCGGTTCCAGGCGGCTCCGCGCGGGTGTTGCCCCAGGAGCTGGTGCTGCTCGAGCAGGGGGATGCGCTGCGGCTGCAGCGGCCGGTGGGGCCCAATCCCTGGATCCGTGCCGCAGATGAGGAAGCCGAACCGGGACAGGTGCTCTGTGAGGCGGGCCGGCGCCTCGGCCCGGCCGATCTGGCCCGCCTGGCCAGTTGCGGCGTGCCCCTGGTGCCGGTGCGCCGGCGCCCGCGGATCGGGGTGCTGATCAGTGGTGACGAGCTCACCCCCGTGGGGGAACCTCGCCGCCCCGGGGCGATCTGGGAGAGCAACGGCACCCTGTTGCAGGCCCTTCTGGCACGACTGGGCTATGGGGTGGCGCAGCGGCTGGTGGTGGCCGATACGCCCGAAGCCCTGCGGGCCGCCCTGGAGCAGCTGGCCTCCGCCTGCGATGTGGTGGTGAGCACCGGCGGGGTTTCCGCCGGCGACAGCGACTGGATCCGTCCGCTCGTGGCGGAGCTGGGCACGGTGGCGTTCTGGAAACTGTTCCTGAAACCCGGCCGCCCCTTCGCCTTCGGCCAGGTGCGGGACCGGCCGTTCTTCGGCTTGCCCGGCAATCCAGTGGCCGCGGCCGTCACGGCCCTGCAGTTGCTCTGGCCGGCCCTGCAGAGGCTTGAGGGAGCCCAGGTGCAGCTGCTGCCGCGGCTGCCTGTGCAGCTGGCGGCTCCCCTGCAGCGCCCGGCCGGCCGGCCCGAGCTGGCCCGGGCCCGTCTGGAGGTGGGACCGGCCGGGGAGCTGCTGGCCCGGCTGGATGGCACACAGGCATCGTCGCGGATCGGCTCGCTGCAGGGAGCCGATCTGCTGCTGGAGCTTCCGGCGGCCTGCGCCTCCCTCGAGGCGGGGGCCACGGTGTGGGCCCAGTGGCTCAGGCTGCCGATCTTCTGA
- a CDS encoding molybdenum cofactor biosynthesis protein MoaE: MQLCLALQAEAFDPLQELQHWQNALEGQPGGAPAAEAVFIGRVRGHGPQGEPLAALELEHYPGMTEQCLARQARQLAQEHGASAVLIRHRVGEVLPGQTIVLVAVAADRRGQAQRCAQALLEALKHDAPFWKREHLRSGEGRWVEGNTLY; the protein is encoded by the coding sequence ATGCAGCTGTGCCTCGCTCTCCAGGCCGAAGCCTTCGATCCCCTGCAGGAGCTGCAGCACTGGCAGAACGCCCTGGAGGGGCAGCCCGGGGGGGCGCCTGCGGCCGAGGCCGTGTTCATCGGCCGGGTCAGGGGCCATGGTCCGCAGGGCGAGCCCCTGGCGGCGCTGGAGCTGGAGCACTACCCGGGCATGACGGAGCAGTGCCTCGCCAGGCAGGCCAGGCAACTCGCTCAGGAGCACGGGGCCTCCGCCGTGCTGATCCGGCACCGCGTGGGGGAGGTGCTCCCCGGGCAGACGATCGTGCTGGTGGCCGTGGCCGCCGACCGGCGTGGGCAGGCCCAGCGCTGCGCCCAGGCCCTGCTGGAGGCCCTCAAGCACGACGCCCCCTTCTGGAAACGGGAGCATCTGCGCAGCGGCGAGGGCCGCTGGGTGGAGGGCAACACCCTCTACTGA
- a CDS encoding MoaD/ThiS family protein: MGPPPADASTGLRVRLFARLREEAGWGERCWPLAAAGVTTPLDIWHQLELNGPGPLPAGVRVAVNQQFAPPDQPLHPGDELAFLPPISGG, encoded by the coding sequence ATGGGGCCACCGCCCGCCGACGCGAGCACCGGTCTGCGCGTGAGGTTGTTCGCCAGGCTGCGGGAGGAGGCGGGCTGGGGTGAACGGTGCTGGCCCCTGGCGGCCGCGGGGGTGACCACGCCCCTGGACATCTGGCACCAGCTGGAGCTCAACGGGCCAGGGCCGCTTCCGGCAGGGGTGCGGGTGGCCGTCAACCAGCAGTTCGCGCCGCCGGATCAGCCCCTCCATCCCGGCGATGAGCTGGCCTTCCTGCCACCGATCAGCGGGGGCTGA
- the moaB gene encoding molybdenum cofactor biosynthesis protein B, whose translation MGLTIALLTVSDTRSLAEDPSGDTLQQRLQAAGHRLAARELVPDDRYRIRAALSTWIADAGVQVVITTGGTGLTGRDGTPEAVAPLLDKTIEGFGELFRVLSFETIGTSSLQSRCLAGVANGTVVFVLPGSLDAVQTAWDRLIGAQLSAETRPCNLAMLLPRLTEPTG comes from the coding sequence GTGGGTCTGACCATTGCTCTGCTCACGGTGTCGGATACCCGCAGCCTGGCCGAGGATCCATCGGGCGATACCCTGCAGCAGCGTCTCCAGGCCGCCGGCCACCGGCTTGCCGCGCGGGAGCTCGTGCCCGACGACCGCTACCGGATCCGGGCGGCGCTGAGCACCTGGATCGCCGATGCCGGCGTGCAGGTGGTGATCACGACGGGGGGAACGGGGCTGACGGGCCGCGACGGCACGCCCGAGGCGGTGGCGCCCCTGCTCGACAAGACGATCGAGGGCTTCGGGGAGCTGTTCCGCGTGCTCTCCTTCGAGACCATCGGCACCAGCAGCCTGCAGAGCCGTTGCCTGGCCGGGGTGGCCAACGGCACCGTGGTGTTCGTGCTGCCGGGATCGCTGGACGCGGTGCAGACCGCCTGGGACCGGCTGATCGGGGCCCAGCTGAGTGCGGAGACCAGGCCGTGCAACCTGGCGATGCTGCTGCCGCGCCTCACCGAGCCCACGGGCTGA